In Burkholderia sp. GAS332, one DNA window encodes the following:
- a CDS encoding Glycosyltransferase involved in cell wall bisynthesis gives MMRVLHLVLAPRLSGAEVLAKDLAIDQSAEGMAVCVASLLPAHAEFVPLQDDLQQQGVQCWFPPRRHSFAGKLWNLFVAVRRFRPDVIFAHATIPSFYARALPLRVPVVYVMHSAINDFERPLFRRIEHILSGRARVVISVSQQGVTDYMQAIGPHPSMTVVPNGVDLGRFAFTDGAGRSGRAPEVVQIGRYASEKNQLLTVRAFGEVLERVTDARLVLYGVVEDRDYQHAVIRLVRELGLADRVVVAGPRSDVASVLSESSVFVMPSRSEAHSVAFLEALASGIPIVASRIPSFAFASGFPGVQLVDTDDVSSYADAIVVALGQTRAQRSLAGLTLRDTAARYRAIAQQVSHHHLAVSVR, from the coding sequence ATGATGCGTGTCTTACATCTGGTTCTGGCGCCGCGTTTGTCGGGCGCCGAAGTCCTCGCGAAGGATCTGGCTATCGATCAAAGCGCCGAGGGCATGGCGGTGTGTGTGGCCTCGCTGTTGCCCGCGCATGCCGAATTCGTGCCGTTGCAGGACGATCTGCAGCAGCAGGGCGTGCAGTGCTGGTTTCCGCCGCGGCGCCACAGCTTCGCCGGCAAACTGTGGAATCTGTTCGTCGCGGTGCGGCGATTTCGCCCGGACGTGATTTTCGCGCACGCCACGATTCCTTCGTTTTACGCGCGCGCATTGCCGCTACGGGTGCCGGTCGTGTATGTCATGCATTCGGCGATCAACGACTTCGAGCGGCCGTTATTCCGGCGCATTGAGCACATCCTGTCGGGACGCGCGCGGGTGGTGATCAGCGTATCGCAACAAGGCGTGACCGACTACATGCAGGCCATTGGGCCGCATCCTTCGATGACCGTGGTGCCCAACGGGGTCGACCTCGGGCGCTTCGCGTTTACCGACGGCGCCGGGCGTAGCGGCCGGGCGCCTGAGGTTGTACAGATTGGGCGCTATGCGTCGGAGAAGAACCAGCTTCTGACGGTACGCGCCTTCGGCGAGGTGCTCGAGCGGGTGACGGACGCGCGCCTCGTCCTGTACGGCGTGGTCGAGGATCGGGATTACCAGCACGCGGTTATCCGCCTCGTGCGGGAGCTGGGACTCGCGGACCGTGTCGTGGTGGCGGGACCGCGCTCCGACGTGGCGAGCGTGCTGTCGGAGTCGAGTGTGTTCGTCATGCCCTCGCGCAGCGAGGCGCATAGCGTGGCGTTTCTCGAAGCGCTGGCCTCCGGTATTCCGATCGTCGCGAGCAGGATTCCGTCGTTTGCGTTTGCGAGCGGGTTTCCCGGCGTGCAGCTGGTCGACACAGACGATGTCTCGTCCTACGCGGATGCGATTGTCGTGGCGCTAGGTCAGACGCGGGCGCAACGCTCGCTTGCCGGCCTGACACTCAGGGACACGGCGGCCCGCTACCGGGCGATCGCGCAGCAGGTCAGTCATCATCATCTGGCGGTATCGGTCCGCTAG
- a CDS encoding polysaccharide transporter, PST family, which translates to MRAIRLPAFSIAASFGASAATWVLLQQFAVRGLVAIKFLAIGRMLGPAAIGSVSVALLAVAIAEALSDTGLAQAVIQGEHPPTRSQLGAVWTTLTARGVLISLLLVALAPLLSSQFHLNGSLVLIQLAALLPLLRGLASPTYYLVQRERRFQHIAGVEVAAAFVDCSTGLVLAYCGAGAASVLIGLVAAESLKSVLTWATMKPRPPIRAVWSGIGQYLGFSRWIWASSVVNLLLNQFDKVVVGKLLGPAQLGGYQMSSRLAQMLLADAAIAMSQYLFPTFAAHHRRSPQSASRLIKLYLLVIAIGLAAFVEVLRLIAEPLFSLILGAAWLPAVPLFRILVINMAIGALIAVLVAYLRAVGDAKATVHASLIQVVVLLVSVPPAVHWWGVTGIAWSMTLGLGCAAAWMLFRTLTARVP; encoded by the coding sequence TTGCGGGCGATCAGGCTTCCGGCATTCTCGATAGCGGCCAGTTTCGGCGCGAGCGCGGCGACATGGGTGCTGTTGCAGCAGTTCGCCGTGCGCGGACTCGTAGCAATCAAATTTCTTGCGATTGGCCGGATGCTCGGGCCGGCGGCGATTGGCAGCGTGAGCGTGGCCTTGCTCGCGGTGGCGATTGCCGAGGCCCTATCGGACACGGGTCTTGCGCAAGCGGTCATCCAAGGAGAGCACCCGCCGACGCGTTCGCAACTCGGCGCGGTGTGGACGACGCTGACAGCGCGCGGCGTGCTCATCTCGCTGCTGCTGGTCGCGCTCGCGCCATTGCTGAGCAGCCAGTTTCATTTGAACGGTTCACTGGTGCTGATTCAGCTTGCGGCGCTGCTGCCGCTCTTGCGCGGACTGGCATCGCCCACGTACTACCTCGTGCAGCGCGAGCGGCGGTTCCAGCATATTGCCGGCGTCGAGGTGGCCGCGGCATTCGTCGATTGCTCGACCGGTCTGGTGCTCGCGTATTGCGGTGCCGGGGCGGCCTCGGTGCTGATCGGCCTCGTGGCCGCTGAAAGCCTGAAAAGCGTCCTGACCTGGGCGACGATGAAACCGCGTCCGCCAATTCGCGCTGTCTGGTCGGGCATCGGTCAGTACCTGGGCTTCAGCCGCTGGATCTGGGCGAGCAGTGTGGTTAATCTGCTGCTCAACCAGTTCGACAAGGTGGTGGTCGGCAAACTGCTTGGCCCGGCGCAACTGGGCGGCTATCAGATGTCGTCGCGGCTCGCGCAGATGCTGCTTGCCGACGCTGCAATCGCCATGTCGCAATACCTGTTCCCCACCTTCGCGGCGCATCATCGCCGGAGTCCGCAGTCGGCATCGCGGCTGATCAAGCTCTACCTGCTCGTGATCGCGATCGGGTTGGCGGCGTTTGTCGAAGTGCTGAGGTTGATCGCCGAGCCACTCTTCTCGCTGATTCTCGGCGCGGCCTGGTTGCCTGCGGTGCCGCTGTTCAGAATTCTGGTGATCAATATGGCGATCGGCGCGTTGATCGCCGTGCTGGTCGCTTATCTGCGCGCGGTGGGTGACGCGAAGGCAACCGTGCATGCGTCGCTTATTCAGGTCGTTGTGCTGCTGGTCAGCGTGCCGCCGGCGGTTCATTGGTGGGGCGTGACGGGCATTGCCTGGTCCATGACCCTGGGCCTGGGTTGCGCCGCGGCGTGGATGCTGTTCAGGACGCTGACTGCAAGGGTTCCATGA
- a CDS encoding Glycosyltransferase involved in cell wall bisynthesis, whose protein sequence is MEQDYVLIVEPNLTGHRWRYVEWTMQACTEAGYPCMLATESGNEDHPLARQIVAANRADLQIAFVDPDERPRGLLGKSNQYSRFHRYFKRVHRIVSRAQPIRLVVVPYVDYFFYGLPFLGSPFGKTPWIGITMRSTFHHHKVGIKSPDRPVVNAIKALLFKRAVRTAGLRTLLTIDPTLPEWSAHHASKHSAAVAYVADPFPDEQAENPVLARERLGLDPTQRYLLVYGSITERKGIYELVHALTRLEHAPTLIVAGEQDAGTRHFMRNHVRSLTPAPLILDSFIANDVERDLFSACDAVWLGYKGHYGMSGVLVQAYRFGKPVIATEDGLIGWFSRRCELGPILHDLSSASIGHAITETMTSWPHAPQAVPAEREDLLSRHTLRQFKQTLLQQMA, encoded by the coding sequence ATGGAACAAGACTACGTCCTGATTGTGGAGCCCAACCTCACCGGCCATCGCTGGCGCTATGTCGAATGGACCATGCAGGCCTGCACGGAAGCCGGCTACCCGTGCATGCTCGCGACGGAATCCGGTAACGAAGACCATCCGCTCGCCAGACAGATCGTCGCGGCGAACCGCGCGGATCTGCAAATCGCGTTCGTCGATCCCGACGAGCGGCCACGCGGGCTGCTGGGCAAGTCGAACCAGTACTCGCGCTTTCACCGCTATTTCAAGCGTGTGCATCGGATCGTCAGCCGCGCGCAACCGATCAGGCTGGTAGTCGTGCCCTATGTCGATTACTTCTTCTACGGGCTGCCGTTTCTCGGCTCGCCGTTCGGCAAAACCCCGTGGATCGGTATCACGATGCGCTCGACCTTTCATCATCACAAAGTCGGCATCAAGTCGCCGGATCGACCGGTCGTGAATGCGATCAAGGCCCTGCTTTTCAAGCGCGCCGTACGGACCGCCGGCCTGCGCACCTTGCTGACCATCGACCCCACCTTGCCCGAGTGGTCGGCGCACCACGCCTCGAAGCACAGCGCGGCCGTCGCCTACGTCGCGGACCCGTTTCCCGACGAGCAAGCGGAAAATCCGGTGCTGGCCCGCGAGCGGCTCGGCCTGGATCCCACGCAACGTTATCTGCTGGTGTACGGTTCGATCACCGAACGCAAAGGCATCTACGAACTGGTCCACGCGTTGACGCGTCTGGAGCATGCGCCCACGCTGATCGTCGCCGGTGAGCAGGACGCGGGCACGCGCCATTTCATGCGTAATCATGTGCGCAGCCTCACGCCCGCGCCGCTGATCCTGGACTCGTTCATTGCAAACGACGTCGAGCGCGATCTGTTCTCCGCCTGCGACGCAGTCTGGCTAGGCTACAAGGGACACTATGGAATGAGCGGCGTGCTCGTGCAGGCATACCGCTTCGGCAAACCCGTGATTGCAACGGAAGACGGACTGATCGGCTGGTTCAGCCGGCGCTGCGAACTGGGACCGATTCTGCACGACCTGAGCTCCGCCTCGATCGGCCATGCGATCACCGAGACGATGACCTCGTGGCCGCACGCGCCGCAAGCCGTGCCGGCGGAACGCGAAGATCTGCTGTCGCGGCATACACTCCGGCAATTCAAGCAGACCTTGCTTCAGCAGATGGCCTGA
- a CDS encoding Peptidoglycan/LPS O-acetylase OafA/YrhL, contains acyltransferase and SGNH-hydrolase domains — protein sequence MKLFGGAGPATGSRAIELDFVRGIAIIMVMGFHFHAVHTDNFLIHIIEYPLKSFGREGVNLFFTLSGFLVGGLLLRQYAETGNVDAKRFIIRRIFRIWPAYYILIAFHVLAGRHPWNTFLFQNLTHLQNYLGTSITQTWSLAVEEHFYLVLPALLLIFARWRLGAWTIVGVLTGICAVVLTARCFAVAGGNLEGAFAYTQYRIDSLLVGVILSAIYWMKPGVYHQLAKRKWLLVACIVMLCAWLAFATPHFALDESIGYTIQAIGFAALIVFVLEYSGSLRSSWVYRGVAWIGLYSYGIYLWHSLALAPGDMLIRKATAMGLAPSVIWIVALAAQFAFAIAIGYVTTRAIEYPFLRMRNAMFPEKRSSSVREEVPVAGGQLS from the coding sequence ATGAAATTATTTGGCGGGGCGGGACCCGCAACGGGCAGCCGGGCCATCGAGCTGGATTTCGTGCGCGGCATCGCGATTATCATGGTGATGGGCTTTCATTTTCACGCTGTTCATACTGACAATTTCCTGATTCATATCATCGAGTACCCCCTGAAGAGTTTCGGTCGCGAAGGGGTCAATCTGTTCTTTACGCTCAGCGGCTTTCTGGTTGGCGGCCTGCTGCTTCGACAGTACGCCGAAACAGGCAACGTCGACGCCAAGCGCTTTATCATCCGGCGGATTTTCCGCATCTGGCCGGCGTATTACATCCTGATCGCCTTTCATGTGCTGGCCGGGCGCCATCCGTGGAATACCTTTCTGTTCCAGAACCTGACCCACCTGCAGAACTATCTGGGTACCTCGATTACCCAGACCTGGAGTCTCGCGGTCGAAGAACACTTTTATCTCGTCCTGCCGGCGCTGTTGCTGATATTCGCGCGCTGGCGCCTCGGTGCTTGGACGATCGTCGGTGTGCTCACGGGAATCTGCGCGGTGGTGCTCACCGCGCGCTGCTTCGCGGTGGCGGGTGGCAACCTGGAAGGGGCATTCGCGTACACGCAATATCGCATCGACAGTTTGCTGGTCGGCGTGATTCTGTCCGCGATCTACTGGATGAAACCAGGCGTCTATCATCAACTCGCGAAGCGCAAGTGGCTGCTGGTCGCCTGCATCGTGATGCTATGCGCGTGGCTCGCCTTTGCAACGCCACACTTCGCGCTCGACGAAAGCATTGGTTATACGATTCAGGCGATCGGTTTCGCCGCGCTGATTGTGTTCGTGCTGGAGTATTCGGGATCGCTGCGTTCGTCGTGGGTGTATCGCGGGGTCGCCTGGATCGGTCTCTATTCGTACGGCATTTACCTCTGGCATTCGCTTGCGCTCGCCCCCGGTGACATGCTGATTCGCAAAGCGACCGCCATGGGTCTTGCCCCGAGCGTGATCTGGATTGTGGCGCTCGCCGCGCAGTTCGCGTTCGCGATTGCGATTGGCTATGTCACGACCCGCGCGATCGAGTATCCGTTCCTGCGGATGCGCAATGCGATGTTCCCGGAAAAGCGCAGCAGTTCGGTGCGGGAAGAAGTGCCGGTGGCGGGCGGCCAGTTGTCCTGA
- a CDS encoding Glycosyltransferase involved in cell wall bisynthesis, with product MKILHLLASIDPRAGGPVEGVRRSGVAMQDAGHEIEVATCDAPGDAYLAAFPFPVHAFGPVNSRYSYSAQLAPWLVANANRFDAVIVHGLWQYHGFAAWKALRQSGVPYYVYVHGMLDPWFKQAYPLKHLKKWLYWPWAEYRVLRDARAVIYTTEEERTRARQSFWLYRAHEQVVPYGTSVPPLEAAPLREAFLQAVPGLRGKRIVLFLGRVHVKKGCDLLIDAFARVASRDPSLHLMIAGPDETGWVASLRAQAQAAGIAHRISLPGMLQGDLKWGAFLASDVFVLPSHQENFGVAVAEALGCGLPALISDKVNVWREIEADGAGMVAADTVEGTEKNLVRWLELDDTARAAMRAQATRTFEARFRVETMVSALAALLETKGSAGETRENTLPTLREATQPSR from the coding sequence ATGAAAATCCTCCATCTGCTTGCCAGTATCGATCCCCGCGCCGGCGGCCCGGTTGAAGGCGTGCGCCGCAGCGGCGTGGCGATGCAGGATGCCGGGCACGAAATCGAAGTGGCCACCTGCGATGCCCCCGGCGACGCCTACCTGGCCGCCTTTCCGTTTCCGGTCCACGCGTTCGGCCCGGTCAACAGCCGCTACAGCTACAGCGCGCAACTCGCACCGTGGCTCGTCGCCAACGCGAACCGGTTCGATGCGGTCATCGTGCACGGTTTGTGGCAGTACCACGGCTTCGCGGCATGGAAAGCGCTGCGCCAAAGCGGCGTGCCCTACTACGTGTACGTGCACGGCATGCTCGACCCGTGGTTCAAACAGGCTTACCCGCTCAAGCATCTGAAGAAGTGGCTGTACTGGCCGTGGGCCGAATACCGGGTGTTGCGCGACGCACGCGCCGTCATCTATACGACTGAGGAAGAGCGCACCCGCGCGCGTCAATCGTTCTGGCTGTACCGGGCGCATGAACAGGTCGTGCCGTACGGCACAAGCGTGCCGCCGCTTGAAGCCGCGCCCTTACGCGAAGCCTTCCTGCAAGCCGTGCCCGGCTTGCGCGGCAAACGCATCGTGCTGTTTCTCGGCCGCGTGCATGTGAAAAAAGGCTGCGATCTGCTGATCGATGCCTTCGCGCGCGTCGCCAGCCGCGATCCTTCGCTGCATCTCATGATCGCGGGTCCCGACGAGACCGGCTGGGTGGCCAGTCTGCGCGCCCAGGCCCAGGCGGCCGGTATCGCGCACCGCATCAGTCTGCCGGGCATGCTGCAGGGTGATCTCAAGTGGGGCGCGTTTCTCGCCAGCGACGTATTCGTTCTGCCCTCGCATCAGGAGAACTTCGGCGTGGCGGTTGCGGAAGCGCTCGGCTGCGGACTGCCGGCGCTGATCTCCGACAAGGTCAACGTGTGGCGCGAGATCGAAGCGGACGGCGCAGGAATGGTTGCCGCCGACACGGTCGAGGGTACGGAAAAGAATCTCGTGCGCTGGCTCGAACTCGACGACACCGCGCGCGCCGCCATGCGCGCTCAGGCGACCCGCACTTTCGAAGCGCGCTTCCGGGTCGAGACCATGGTCAGCGCGTTGGCCGCTCTGCTCGAAACGAAGGGCAGCGCCGGCGAAACGCGTGAGAACACGCTCCCCACGCTGCGCGAAGCCACTCAACCGAGCCGGTGA
- a CDS encoding Choline dehydrogenase encodes MFIDTRTVEHNTVIETTVCIIGGGVAGITLAREMSKAGVDTCVLESGGFGPDDETRDLYRGENAGLPYTFADGSRSRYFGGSSNCWGGWCRPLDPWDFEKRDWIPHSGWPFGLDELAPYYARTHELLKLGPQNFDPAYWEREIGRHDVRRIPLATGDMRDTVAQFSPPVRFGKAYRDELSRSSRVRVFLYANVLNIDADAQGTSISRLQVATFSGRKMTVVARMFVLATGGIENARLLLASNNVQAAGLGNANDLVGRYFMDHPRMMCGKVRFRPGNARNKLYDIKYHYQNAAVSAHGTKISSQFAPKQELMEREKLLNSRVWLYSRWFGEGTAGSEALIHCKEALLQKDQPGRRLKTDVATMIAHPLHTVGYGLTRLLQWPVLITDVTLQAIVEAVPDPDSRVTLSADKRDRFGMPRVKVEWRLGDQVQRTFDKTFALLAQELQMAGIADVELDAPLEGRPWPAKLEGTWHHMGTTRMHESPREGVVDRDCKVHGMSNLYVAGSSVFPTVGANFPTITIAALALRLAGHLVRQLEVPDIVGNARGDAANSSVMSTQAQQPQAGTLPIAASTLTPLMKEQ; translated from the coding sequence ATGTTCATCGATACTCGTACTGTTGAACACAACACAGTCATTGAAACGACGGTCTGCATTATCGGCGGCGGTGTCGCCGGCATTACGCTTGCACGGGAAATGTCGAAGGCGGGGGTCGACACCTGTGTGCTCGAAAGCGGGGGCTTCGGGCCTGACGATGAAACCCGCGATCTTTATCGCGGCGAGAACGCCGGACTGCCCTATACGTTTGCGGACGGCTCGCGCAGCCGCTACTTCGGCGGCAGCAGCAATTGTTGGGGCGGCTGGTGCCGCCCGCTCGATCCGTGGGACTTCGAGAAGCGCGACTGGATCCCGCACAGCGGCTGGCCGTTCGGCCTCGACGAACTGGCGCCGTACTACGCGCGTACCCATGAACTGCTGAAGCTCGGCCCGCAGAATTTCGATCCTGCCTACTGGGAGCGCGAGATCGGGCGCCACGACGTGCGCCGCATTCCGCTCGCGACCGGCGATATGCGCGATACCGTCGCGCAGTTCAGCCCACCCGTGCGCTTTGGCAAGGCCTATCGCGACGAGTTGTCGCGCTCGTCTCGGGTGCGCGTGTTTTTGTATGCGAATGTCCTGAATATCGACGCCGACGCCCAGGGCACCTCCATTTCGCGGCTCCAGGTGGCGACCTTCAGTGGCCGCAAGATGACGGTGGTCGCCAGGATGTTCGTGCTGGCCACGGGCGGCATCGAGAACGCACGCCTCCTGCTGGCCTCGAACAACGTGCAGGCGGCAGGCCTCGGCAATGCCAACGATCTGGTGGGCCGCTACTTCATGGATCACCCGCGGATGATGTGCGGGAAAGTGCGTTTCCGTCCGGGCAACGCTCGCAATAAGCTATACGACATCAAGTATCACTATCAGAATGCCGCCGTGTCGGCGCACGGCACGAAGATATCCTCACAGTTCGCACCGAAGCAGGAGTTGATGGAGCGCGAGAAGCTGTTGAATTCGCGCGTATGGCTCTATTCGCGCTGGTTCGGCGAAGGAACCGCAGGGTCCGAAGCACTGATCCACTGCAAGGAAGCGCTGTTGCAAAAGGACCAGCCGGGCCGCAGGCTGAAAACGGATGTCGCGACGATGATCGCGCACCCGCTGCACACCGTGGGTTACGGTTTGACGCGGCTCCTGCAATGGCCGGTACTGATCACCGACGTGACGTTGCAGGCCATCGTCGAAGCGGTGCCCGATCCCGATAGCCGGGTCACGTTGTCGGCCGATAAGCGGGACCGGTTCGGCATGCCGCGCGTGAAGGTGGAGTGGCGTCTGGGCGACCAGGTGCAGCGCACCTTCGACAAGACCTTCGCGTTGCTCGCGCAGGAGTTGCAGATGGCCGGCATCGCGGACGTCGAACTCGATGCGCCGCTCGAAGGCCGGCCGTGGCCGGCGAAGCTGGAGGGCACGTGGCACCACATGGGCACCACGCGTATGCACGAATCGCCACGTGAAGGCGTGGTCGATCGCGATTGCAAGGTGCATGGGATGAGCAACCTCTACGTGGCGGGCAGCTCGGTGTTTCCCACCGTCGGCGCCAATTTCCCGACCATCACGATCGCGGCGCTTGCCCTACGCCTCGCGGGTCATCTGGTGCGGCAACTGGAGGTGCCGGATATCGTCGGCAACGCACGGGGCGACGCCGCCAACAGTTCGGTGATGTCGACTCAGGCGCAGCAGCCTCAAGCCGGCACGCTGCCGATCGCAGCCTCGACCTTGACGCCGTTGATGAAAGAGCAGTGA
- a CDS encoding putative colanic acid biosynthesis acetyltransferase WcaF, whose product MGNVADDPQIGRMPQVDGVRDDGRVIDLSQAGKGNYCAKRGALIELIWFVVEACVINNKLLPFSSVRVALLRLFGAKIGMGCRFVHPLRVKSPWNLEVGNNCWFGVDVWIYNQALIRIGSNVCISQGTFLSAGSHDMSTTMDLRVAPIVIEDGVWITSKCVVQMGVTIGRSAVVTPLSVVHRSLDPEGVYGGNPCRFIRKRFDSVT is encoded by the coding sequence ATGGGTAACGTTGCCGACGATCCGCAGATCGGGCGCATGCCGCAAGTCGACGGTGTTCGCGACGATGGCCGTGTGATCGACCTGAGCCAGGCGGGAAAGGGAAACTATTGCGCGAAGCGCGGCGCCCTGATCGAGCTCATCTGGTTTGTCGTTGAAGCCTGCGTGATCAACAACAAGTTGCTGCCGTTTTCCTCGGTCCGGGTTGCGCTGTTACGCCTGTTCGGCGCGAAGATCGGCATGGGTTGCCGCTTTGTGCACCCGTTGCGCGTGAAGTCGCCGTGGAACCTGGAGGTGGGCAATAACTGCTGGTTCGGCGTCGACGTCTGGATCTATAACCAGGCGCTGATCCGCATCGGCTCGAATGTCTGTATTTCCCAAGGGACGTTCCTGAGTGCCGGCTCTCACGACATGAGCACCACGATGGATCTGCGCGTGGCGCCGATCGTCATCGAGGATGGCGTCTGGATTACGTCGAAATGTGTTGTGCAGATGGGTGTGACGATCGGCCGCTCGGCCGTGGTGACGCCCTTGTCTGTCGTGCATCGTTCACTCGATCCAGAGGGGGTGTATGGCGGCAATCCCTGTCGATTTATCCGGAAACGGTTCGATTCCGTGACCTGA
- a CDS encoding colanic acid biosynthesis glycosyl transferase WcaI, which yields MKILIYGLNYAPELTGVGKYTAEMAVLLASRGHEVRVVCAPPYYPDWRVAADYVSWRYQREERDGVSIWRAPLWVPARPSGLKRMVHLASFAASSLPLLVRQVLWRPDAAMLIAPTLMCAPAALALARLAGASAWLHIQDFEVDAAFDLGLLKSSRAARVARWIESTLLRRFDTVSSITPQMSARAVVKGVEPSRVVSLPNWVDVSTIFPLARASDYRRVLGIPVDQKVVLYSGNMGAKQGIETLADAAALLAARADVTFVFCGSGAAKASLIERCAGLTNCVFIPLQPVERLNELLNLADIHVLPQRGDAADLVMPSKLTGMFASGRAVVAMARHGTGLYDAVSPRGVVVPPDNVKALVAAITVLVSDRERRAALGRAARHYAERALSPESTIRTFEERLATLVREPRGEHAHVEPYFGAPKSSTAVAGRRRKPATTEEAAPD from the coding sequence ATGAAGATCCTGATCTACGGCCTCAACTACGCGCCCGAACTGACGGGAGTGGGCAAGTACACGGCGGAGATGGCTGTGCTGCTGGCCAGCCGCGGTCACGAGGTTCGTGTGGTGTGCGCGCCGCCTTATTACCCTGATTGGCGCGTTGCCGCGGACTACGTGTCCTGGCGGTATCAGCGCGAGGAGCGCGACGGTGTGTCGATCTGGCGCGCGCCGCTGTGGGTGCCGGCGCGCCCCAGCGGGCTGAAGCGAATGGTGCATCTGGCGAGCTTCGCGGCGAGCTCGTTGCCGCTGCTCGTCCGGCAGGTGCTGTGGCGCCCCGATGCGGCAATGCTGATCGCGCCGACCCTGATGTGCGCGCCGGCTGCACTGGCGCTCGCACGACTCGCGGGTGCGAGTGCCTGGCTGCACATTCAGGACTTCGAGGTCGATGCGGCTTTCGATCTGGGTCTACTGAAAAGCTCGCGCGCAGCGCGCGTGGCGCGTTGGATCGAAAGCACGCTGCTGCGGCGCTTCGATACCGTGTCGTCGATTACGCCGCAGATGAGTGCGCGTGCGGTGGTCAAGGGTGTCGAGCCATCGCGGGTCGTGTCCTTGCCCAACTGGGTCGATGTATCGACTATTTTTCCGCTGGCGCGCGCGAGCGACTACCGGCGTGTGCTGGGCATTCCGGTGGACCAGAAGGTGGTGCTGTACTCGGGCAACATGGGGGCGAAACAGGGCATCGAAACGCTCGCCGATGCGGCGGCGTTGCTTGCCGCACGGGCCGATGTCACCTTCGTTTTCTGCGGCAGCGGCGCGGCGAAAGCGAGTTTGATCGAGCGCTGCGCGGGATTGACGAACTGCGTTTTTATTCCGCTGCAACCGGTGGAACGCCTGAACGAACTGCTCAATCTCGCCGACATTCATGTTCTGCCGCAACGTGGCGATGCCGCGGATCTGGTGATGCCGTCGAAGCTCACCGGCATGTTCGCAAGCGGGCGCGCAGTGGTGGCCATGGCGCGGCACGGCACGGGTCTCTACGACGCGGTGTCGCCGCGCGGCGTGGTCGTGCCGCCGGACAACGTCAAGGCTTTGGTGGCGGCAATCACCGTGCTGGTGAGCGATCGCGAACGCCGCGCCGCGCTCGGCCGGGCCGCACGCCATTATGCGGAGCGCGCGCTATCGCCGGAGTCGACGATTCGCACCTTCGAAGAGCGGCTCGCGACGCTGGTGCGCGAGCCTCGTGGCGAGCATGCGCACGTGGAGCCGTATTTTGGCGCCCCGAAGTCTTCAACCGCTGTGGCCGGGCGGCGGCGCAAGCCGGCTACAACGGAGGAAGCCGCGCCGGATTGA